NNNNNNNNNNNNNNNNNNNNNNNNNNNNNNNNNNNNNNNNNNNNNNNNNNNNNNNNNNNNNNNNNNNNNNNNNNNNNNNNNNNNNNNNNNNNNNNNNNNNNNNNNNNNNNNNNNNNNNNNNNNNNNNNNNNNNNNNNNNNNNNNNNNNNNNNNNNNNNNNNNNNNNNNNNNNNNNNNNNNNNNNNNNNNNNNNNNNNNNNNNNNNNNNNNNNNNNNNNNNNNNNNNNNNNNNNNNNNNNNNNNNNNNNNNNNNNNNNNNNNNNNNNNNNNNNNNNNNNNNNNNNNNNNNNNNNNNNNNNNNNNNNNNNNNNNNNNNNNNNNNNNNNNNNNNNNNNNNNNNNNNNNNNNNNNNNNNNNNNNNNNNNNNNNNNNNNNNNNNNNNNNNNNNNNNNNNNNNNNNNNNNNNNNNNNNNNNNNNNNNNNNNNNNNNNNNNNNNNNNNNNNNNNNNNNNNNNNNNNNNNNNNNNNNNNNNNNNNNNNNNNNNNNNNNNNNNNNNNNNNNNNNNNNNNNNNNNNNNNNNNNNNNNNNNNNNNNNNNNNNNNTTGGTTGGTTGGCTGGCtggttggttgattgattgattgattgattgattgattgattgattgattgattgattgattgattgattgattgattgattgattggttggttgatAAAATTGTGAATGCTCAGTCCTGAGTGTCTGCTAAAGTTtgatgaagaagctaaaactgaattatctcaagcagaacagcagctaaaacaagcaaaactgtacctaaaatctaaaatttgcacaatagcagctaaaagctaggatgaacaaaacagcagctaaaagcagaagttaggaaaataaaagctaatggtgtgttagtagctgagagtcatctccatcacATAATCTGTGCTAACATATTATGTAACATCTTGgttctaaataaaaagtttatatttaccATTGTTGTAGTTTGGGGTAAAGCAGACCACCTTAAACTGTCGGGACTCGAACTAGCATCTTTGACACGTCAGCGATGTGCCGCTGCCACGACGACGCCAACGTTTCAGAAACCGTTTGTTTGAAAGGTGTTTGAAAATGTAATCCCCTCCTGACTGTCTGTGCAACAAAGTCCCgggaaaaacagatttcaccATCGAGTGTCGGACACAGCAGGAGCCCCACAGGTGGGTCCTCCGTCCTCGTTGTTTTAAagggcagccattttggattaATCTCCTccccttgtgtttttttatcaaagacCTGACGTTTTCCCCATTGTCGAGTGTCGAACACGAGCCGAAGATaacaaagattttaattaactttCCGCCGAAACAACACACTCAAACACTGTGGGAGCTCAACTCAAGCGATTTCCTTTAATTCCGGCGAACAAAGAGAAGAAGCTCTGATGACGAACTCTGCGACGTGTCCACTTCTCAGATGGTATAAAACCCAGAGACTCAAAGTCAGGACACCAAAGCCAGACTCATCCCGCCGAAGCAGACCTCCCGGAAGACCTCCATCATGAGACAGTCGCTCGTGTCGGTCATGTTCGCCGCGACGCTCCTGTGCGAGTACAATGCGCTGTCGATGGCATCGCCCATGGGGAAAGCCGACGACGGATCCGTGGAGCAGGACGCTTTCACCTCGCTGCTGAGCGACGAGGCGACTGAAAACAGCCTGCTCGACGCAGACCTGACCTCCACGACCAAAGCCCGGGCGCCGAGGGTGATCGTGGTCGCCGCTGACCCGAGCGTTTGGAGGGACCTGAGAGTCCTGCAGAACGGGCTGACCGTCTACAAGCGACGAACCGACGACAGCAACCAGGTGGAGCACCGCGACGCCGGCCAGCAGCCGAGCATCCCCATCCTGAGGAGGGACACCATGAGGTGCATGGTGGGACGCGTTTACCGGCCCTGCTGGGAGGTCTAGGACAGTTCTCCTCCAGACGACCGGACCCAAGACGAGAAAGAAATCCTGTTGTGACATAATTAAGatatttgtgcttgtaaatcTAAATTACAGCAAATATGTGAATAAATATTCTTAAATTCTacgttttctttgtctttttgctgctgttttctgtaaatattggTAGAATATGAAGGCTAAAGTAATAGTTTGGATCTGTTTAAGGTTGGTTCTGTGGAGTAGTTATAAACgagtaatatcttacctgttgtagatagccctTTGGAAGATCTAGACATGCTAACCCAAGATTAAAATGGGTTGCTtccaccttaaaacaactccaagctgaaatatttatcacctgccgccaaaAGGC
Above is a genomic segment from Kryptolebias marmoratus isolate JLee-2015 linkage group LG14, ASM164957v2, whole genome shotgun sequence containing:
- the pmchl gene encoding pro-melanin-concentrating hormone, like, whose amino-acid sequence is MRQSLVSVMFAATLLCEYNALSMASPMGKADDGSVEQDAFTSLLSDEATENSLLDADLTSTTKARAPRVIVVAADPSVWRDLRVLQNGLTVYKRRTDDSNQVEHRDAGQQPSIPILRRDTMRCMVGRVYRPCWEV